Proteins encoded by one window of Chryseobacterium aquaeductus:
- a CDS encoding DUF6443 domain-containing protein, with translation MKKILIPISAIFIAGFSQAQLTNTENYVQTRVYLEPVTASSSTAKQVQTVQYFDGLGRPKQVVNVKASPLGKDVVSHIEYDGFGRQVKDFLPIPQSGTMNGAIVPNPLANATQPMIYGSEKIYSEKILENSPLDRVFEQKQVGNAWSNKPVKFEYDANVHVDYVRKYETTTTWVEGRTQTSVQLLQYFLPNQLYKNTVTDEDGNKTIEFKNGQGQTVLVRKVLSAAENADTYYVYNEYDQLAFVIPPLASAPTVELSTVENLYYQYRYDGRNRLVEKKLPGKGWEYMVYDKQDRLVATKDSQNAWLFTKYDKFGRVIYTGQADLGSRSAAQSNLDNLSGTAAPNNEAKSTSSFNHSGMDIYYSNSAFPTNIIKILSVNYYDTYPTGSPAIPTQVLGQNVLPQDAQNSNISTKSLPTASYVKNIENDNWTMNYTWYDTKGRAIGSHSINHLGGFTKTESELDFAGVVKKTNTYHSRSSQSTEVTVKENFTYDPQNRLVTHTHQVNGNPVEILAENTYNELGQLIYKNIGGGLQSAEYDYNIRGWMTGINKNNLSPNGMGSKLFGYDIRYENPTNTGISPARFNGNISEVNWIAAYPQTHKRYVYNYDKLNRLTAAIFLNPNSTTPLNHMNDEIVDYDLNGNIRSLRRNAVPFSGTTPDMIDDLIYTYNGNQLVQINDKSNNPTGYEGGGEGGIDYDANGNMLNMPAKRINQIGYNFLNLPNALKIEDSKKKLFHLYRADGSKLKKIFNYLKDDGNTFTTVTEYLDGFQYLTTMGTKPNDIDPMEFANEQEAFIEQILEEEPIAALKFFPTAEGFYDYENNQYIYQYKDHLGNVRVSYKKGVTGLAEITDQNDYYPFGMSFIRNNEEQAYFGTGSYKNYKYNGKELQETGMYDYGARFYMPDIGRWGVVDPLAEKYQSFSGYNYVLGDPIANYDPDGMQVENDYKLLQNGQVELIKETNDKSDTLYATDKKGNVDKSKGSVTVNKASAESSSIIGELAKGGISDNSRYPYMSGRDGEKVFPLGINRARTTNASDAANVFVFAANNSNVEWGLAGYNTGNNMTYTIWTGHSDDRTPSSILYQGISKLSFHIHSHPGGVTIPSPRNAANDGDYGPAGAINNIFYKNGASSYPRHFVYSNQGHHLWEYTHTSAGAQNYYPGKPGVNKPMPVGRTINLKALRR, from the coding sequence ATGAAAAAAATATTAATCCCGATCAGTGCGATATTTATCGCAGGCTTCTCGCAAGCCCAGCTGACCAATACAGAAAACTATGTACAGACAAGAGTGTATCTTGAGCCTGTTACAGCATCAAGTTCCACCGCAAAACAAGTACAAACCGTACAATATTTCGACGGTTTGGGAAGACCAAAGCAGGTCGTGAACGTAAAAGCTTCTCCTTTGGGAAAAGATGTGGTGTCTCATATAGAATATGACGGTTTTGGAAGACAGGTGAAAGACTTCCTTCCTATTCCGCAATCCGGAACAATGAATGGAGCCATTGTTCCCAATCCGCTTGCGAATGCTACACAGCCAATGATCTACGGTTCGGAGAAAATTTATTCCGAAAAGATTCTCGAAAACTCACCTTTAGACCGAGTTTTCGAGCAGAAACAAGTGGGAAATGCGTGGAGCAACAAACCCGTAAAGTTTGAATATGATGCCAATGTACATGTAGACTATGTGAGAAAATACGAAACCACAACAACATGGGTGGAGGGTAGAACGCAAACTTCTGTTCAGTTGCTTCAGTATTTCTTGCCCAACCAGTTGTATAAAAATACGGTTACCGATGAAGATGGAAACAAAACCATCGAATTCAAAAATGGACAGGGACAAACCGTTTTGGTGAGAAAAGTGCTTTCTGCGGCAGAAAATGCAGACACATATTATGTTTATAATGAATATGATCAGCTAGCGTTTGTAATTCCTCCTTTGGCATCTGCTCCTACTGTAGAACTGTCAACCGTCGAAAATCTTTATTATCAGTATCGTTATGACGGTAGAAATCGTCTGGTAGAAAAAAAGCTTCCCGGAAAAGGTTGGGAATATATGGTGTATGATAAACAGGATCGTTTGGTGGCAACCAAAGATTCTCAGAATGCGTGGCTTTTTACCAAATATGATAAATTTGGACGAGTAATCTATACCGGACAGGCAGACTTGGGAAGCCGAAGCGCAGCACAGAGCAATCTTGATAATCTTTCAGGAACAGCTGCGCCCAATAACGAAGCCAAAAGCACATCTTCATTCAACCACAGTGGGATGGATATTTACTATAGCAATTCGGCATTTCCCACGAATATTATAAAAATTCTGTCCGTCAATTACTACGACACCTATCCCACAGGAAGTCCGGCAATTCCTACTCAAGTTTTGGGGCAGAATGTTTTACCGCAAGATGCTCAAAATTCCAACATCAGTACCAAAAGTTTACCCACCGCTTCCTATGTGAAAAACATAGAGAATGATAATTGGACAATGAACTACACTTGGTATGACACAAAAGGAAGAGCCATCGGTTCTCACAGCATCAATCATTTGGGAGGATTTACCAAAACAGAATCTGAGCTGGATTTTGCAGGGGTTGTGAAGAAAACAAATACTTACCACAGCAGAAGTTCTCAAAGTACTGAGGTTACCGTAAAAGAGAATTTTACTTATGACCCACAAAATAGGTTAGTCACGCATACCCATCAGGTTAACGGCAATCCTGTAGAAATTTTAGCTGAAAACACATACAACGAGCTCGGACAATTAATATACAAAAACATAGGAGGCGGTCTGCAAAGTGCAGAATATGACTACAACATCCGTGGATGGATGACGGGAATCAATAAAAACAATCTATCTCCAAACGGAATGGGAAGTAAATTATTTGGCTACGATATCCGCTACGAAAACCCTACAAACACGGGTATTTCTCCCGCCAGATTCAATGGAAACATTTCGGAAGTCAACTGGATTGCGGCATATCCGCAAACCCACAAAAGATATGTTTACAATTATGATAAACTAAACCGTCTTACGGCAGCTATATTCCTTAATCCTAACTCTACCACTCCGCTCAATCACATGAATGACGAGATTGTGGATTATGATTTAAACGGAAATATTAGGAGCCTCAGGAGAAATGCAGTACCGTTTTCGGGTACTACGCCTGATATGATCGACGATCTAATCTACACTTACAACGGAAATCAACTTGTACAGATAAATGATAAAAGCAACAACCCCACAGGCTATGAAGGAGGCGGAGAAGGAGGGATTGATTATGATGCCAATGGAAATATGCTCAATATGCCTGCCAAGCGAATTAATCAGATCGGTTATAATTTTCTAAATCTTCCTAACGCACTAAAAATTGAAGACTCAAAGAAAAAACTTTTTCATCTTTATCGTGCAGACGGTTCTAAGCTTAAAAAGATATTTAACTATTTGAAGGATGATGGCAATACCTTTACCACCGTTACAGAATACTTAGACGGTTTTCAGTACCTTACGACAATGGGTACCAAGCCCAACGACATAGATCCTATGGAATTTGCCAACGAGCAGGAAGCGTTTATCGAGCAAATATTGGAGGAAGAACCCATTGCTGCCCTTAAGTTTTTTCCTACTGCAGAAGGATTTTATGATTATGAAAATAATCAGTATATTTACCAGTATAAGGATCATTTGGGGAATGTTCGTGTAAGCTACAAAAAAGGTGTAACCGGTTTAGCGGAAATCACTGATCAGAATGATTATTATCCTTTCGGGATGAGTTTCATCAGAAATAATGAGGAACAAGCTTACTTTGGCACAGGTAGTTATAAAAATTACAAGTACAACGGAAAGGAATTGCAGGAGACTGGAATGTATGATTATGGCGCAAGATTTTATATGCCCGATATTGGAAGATGGGGTGTTGTAGATCCGTTGGCGGAGAAATATCAATCTTTTAGCGGGTACAATTATGTTTTAGGCGACCCTATTGCAAATTATGATCCAGATGGAATGCAGGTGGAAAATGACTATAAGTTACTGCAAAATGGACAAGTTGAGTTAATCAAAGAAACTAATGATAAATCCGACACTTTATATGCAACAGATAAAAAAGGCAATGTTGACAAAAGTAAAGGAAGTGTTACCGTAAATAAAGCAAGTGCAGAATCTAGCAGTATTATTGGAGAATTAGCAAAAGGCGGAATTTCTGACAATTCAAGATATCCTTATATGAGTGGAAGAGATGGAGAAAAAGTGTTTCCATTAGGTATAAATAGAGCAAGAACAACCAATGCCTCAGATGCTGCTAATGTTTTTGTATTTGCTGCTAATAATTCTAATGTTGAATGGGGGTTAGCAGGTTATAATACCGGTAATAATATGACTTATACTATATGGACTGGTCATTCTGATGACAGAACTCCAAGCAGTATTCTATATCAAGGTATTTCAAAATTATCTTTTCATATTCATAGTCATCCAGGAGGCGTAACAATTCCATCTCCTAGAAATGCAGCAAACGATGGAGATTATGGACCGGCAGGTGCTATAAATAATATTTTCTATAAAAATGGTGCTTCTTCCTATCCGAGACATTTTGTATATTCTAATCAAGGACATCACTTATGGGAGTACACTCATACATCAGCAGGAGCTCAAAATTATTATCCTGGTAAACCCGGAGTAAATAAACCTATGCCTGTTGGAAGAACAATTAATTTAAAAGCATTAAGAAGATGA
- a CDS encoding helix-turn-helix domain-containing protein, with amino-acid sequence MDLANNIKTIREKQNLMQKEVALHIGVDKSTYSKIEKGLRELTVSELSKMAKLFNLTTDQIINYNENIIPKEIVIEDKSTLEQMELIQQLDEEDKSTVFKIIDKMLTNKKFKDFVKQNVAL; translated from the coding sequence ATGGATTTAGCAAACAACATTAAAACGATACGTGAGAAGCAGAACCTTATGCAAAAGGAAGTCGCTTTGCACATTGGCGTAGATAAATCTACTTACTCCAAAATTGAAAAAGGATTAAGAGAACTTACGGTTTCGGAACTTAGTAAAATGGCTAAACTTTTTAATCTTACCACAGATCAGATTATCAATTACAATGAAAATATAATTCCTAAAGAGATTGTAATTGAAGATAAATCAACTCTCGAACAAATGGAACTCATCCAACAGCTCGACGAAGAAGATAAAAGCACCGTCTTTAAAATCATCGATAAAATGCTTACCAATAAAAAGTTTAAAGATTTTGTAAAACAAAATGTCGCTTTATAA
- a CDS encoding CHC2 zinc finger domain-containing protein, with product MEISAIKERLSLSEVLKHYNLQPKNNMLRCFMHDDKTASLQVNLEKNFYKCHACGKTGDVIQFIEDYETSTGSVLSKHEAIKKATLLVDGSRLSVDGKKPTTNNNTRGTAENLGRTNFLGERSALFLENTFSYFRKALYCSNPAKQYIEKRNLDNSILEIGYNSGQFHHGERKSEELIRNALEVGLLLDKGLTYTNYRKTGETDKGGSPNEERQKGYSIFANKCIVFPLKNKENEIVSFYFRSILYPSPLGGRNDGAKHFYLKNRRGIYPGYPKSDTKKLILTEAIIDCASLLQIKEIRDNYSLISCFGTNGLNEEILTAIKDLPELEEIIFCFDQDKAGKTAVEKYSKEFKIYNPKFKISTVELPNNDVNETLQLHSEEIFAELLNNRKDVFLSTEEKKVEKITVTEEKNLRKSVQSVGLFGYAQSDSIDFLQQKDLLQNLNQLIEKAGIIGEENSRLLLFLITISYFNKSPLHGIVQGSSGSGKTHIISRIADLMPQEDVLRFTRITESSLYNWGEFDLFGKIIIIEDLDGLKEDALYALRELISNQILSSLTSIKDKKGNNKSTNKIVKGQFSSLSATTKGELYEDNMNRSFIIAINESEEQTEKIISYQNRRNAGEVDKSEEQKAINFIQKIVRNLKHYEVINPFATQIQLPNNVKNKRRLNEMFQSIIKQITLIHQFQREVKNGFLVTEIEDIENAVEILFESIILKIDELDGSLRQFFEKLKKAFKEESFTRFDAMEVTGFKKTQLQFYLNDLVRLEYLKQIGFANKGFKYKISYSDNIQKVRKDLKEAFNKQLEELKKKK from the coding sequence ATGGAAATCTCCGCAATCAAAGAACGTTTAAGTTTATCCGAAGTCCTGAAGCATTACAACTTACAGCCTAAAAACAATATGCTCAGATGTTTTATGCATGATGATAAAACGGCAAGTCTTCAGGTGAATTTAGAAAAGAACTTTTACAAATGCCATGCTTGCGGAAAGACGGGAGACGTCATCCAGTTTATAGAAGATTACGAGACTTCGACAGGCTCAGTCTTGTCAAAACACGAAGCGATCAAGAAAGCTACGCTTTTGGTTGATGGTTCTCGGTTGTCGGTTGATGGTAAAAAGCCAACAACCAACAACAATACAAGAGGTACTGCGGAGAACCTTGGGCGGACTAATTTCTTAGGAGAAAGGTCTGCCCTTTTTTTAGAAAATACGTTCAGTTATTTTAGAAAAGCTTTGTACTGTTCCAATCCTGCAAAACAATATATCGAGAAAAGAAATTTAGACAACTCTATTTTAGAAATTGGTTACAACAGTGGTCAGTTCCATCACGGAGAAAGAAAAAGCGAAGAATTAATAAGAAATGCTTTAGAAGTTGGTTTATTATTAGATAAAGGATTAACCTATACAAATTACAGAAAAACAGGTGAAACCGACAAAGGAGGTTCGCCGAACGAAGAGAGGCAAAAAGGCTACAGTATTTTTGCAAATAAATGTATTGTTTTTCCTTTGAAGAATAAAGAAAACGAAATTGTAAGCTTTTATTTTAGAAGTATTCTTTATCCTTCACCTTTGGGAGGGAGAAACGATGGGGCGAAACATTTTTACTTAAAAAACCGCAGAGGAATTTATCCGGGATATCCGAAATCAGACACTAAAAAACTGATATTAACAGAAGCAATTATAGATTGTGCAAGTTTACTTCAGATAAAAGAAATTAGAGACAATTACAGTCTTATAAGTTGTTTTGGAACGAATGGACTGAATGAAGAGATTTTAACAGCAATAAAAGATCTTCCGGAACTCGAAGAAATTATCTTTTGTTTTGACCAGGATAAAGCAGGAAAAACGGCAGTAGAAAAGTATTCCAAAGAATTTAAAATTTATAATCCAAAATTTAAAATCTCCACCGTCGAATTGCCGAATAATGATGTAAACGAGACTTTGCAGTTACACAGCGAAGAAATATTTGCAGAATTACTGAATAATCGAAAAGATGTTTTTCTTTCAACTGAAGAAAAGAAAGTTGAAAAAATCACAGTTACAGAAGAAAAAAATCTGCGAAAATCTGTGCAATCTGTGGGACTCTTCGGCTACGCTCAGAGTGACAGCATTGACTTTTTACAACAAAAAGATTTACTTCAGAACCTGAATCAATTAATTGAAAAAGCAGGAATCATCGGCGAAGAAAACAGTAGACTTCTACTCTTTTTAATCACAATTAGCTACTTCAACAAAAGCCCATTGCACGGAATTGTACAAGGCTCAAGCGGAAGCGGGAAAACACATATTATTAGTAGGATTGCGGATTTAATGCCACAGGAAGACGTACTGAGATTTACAAGAATTACAGAATCCAGTTTGTATAATTGGGGAGAATTTGATCTGTTCGGGAAAATCATCATTATAGAAGACTTAGACGGTTTAAAGGAAGATGCGTTGTATGCGCTGAGAGAATTAATATCCAATCAAATATTAAGCAGTTTAACGAGTATTAAAGACAAAAAAGGAAATAATAAATCGACCAACAAAATCGTAAAAGGTCAGTTCAGTTCTTTGTCTGCAACAACGAAAGGAGAATTGTATGAGGACAATATGAATCGGAGTTTTATCATTGCTATTAATGAAAGCGAGGAACAGACGGAGAAAATAATATCTTATCAGAACCGCAGAAATGCCGGAGAAGTCGACAAAAGCGAAGAACAAAAAGCGATAAACTTTATACAGAAAATCGTCAGAAACCTAAAGCATTACGAAGTAATTAATCCGTTTGCAACACAAATACAATTGCCAAATAATGTGAAAAATAAGAGACGTTTAAATGAAATGTTTCAAAGTATTATAAAGCAAATTACATTAATCCATCAGTTCCAAAGAGAAGTTAAAAACGGTTTTTTGGTAACAGAAATTGAAGATATTGAGAATGCAGTTGAGATATTATTCGAGAGTATTATTTTAAAGATTGATGAATTGGACGGAAGTCTGAGACAGTTTTTTGAGAAACTGAAGAAAGCATTTAAAGAAGAAAGTTTCACAAGGTTTGATGCAATGGAAGTTACAGGATTTAAGAAAACGCAATTACAGTTCTACCTGAACGATTTAGTTAGATTGGAATATTTAAAACAAATCGGTTTTGCAAACAAAGGATTTAAGTATAAAATATCTTATAGTGATAATATTCAGAAAGTTAGAAAGGATTTAAAAGAAGCTTTTAACAAGCAGTTAGAAGAGCTAAAGAAGAAAAAATAA
- a CDS encoding tyrosine-type recombinase/integrase has product MSNETILPFRKELQNLGYCKTVINSYPKQIEKFLKYTRKENFEVQSKDILDYYTYLKTIISPRTKRHLSDNYLHTILLSIKLYFDYLQRTGTIKISPYQLKIKAPKSEERKVFTKEEVIKLYAKSNRLQTIILHLCYACGLRRNEATELNTKDIDLENCLLYIKKGKGKKRRVIPFTKQVQKDIEFFLSTENKTENLLNITAIRIYYEFTKLLKKTGLENKGFTLHCLRHTIATQLLEQGMELEKVRDFLGHEYLGTTQIYTRINTM; this is encoded by the coding sequence GTGAGTAATGAAACAATCTTACCATTTAGAAAAGAATTACAGAATTTAGGATATTGCAAAACGGTTATAAACTCCTATCCAAAGCAGATTGAAAAGTTTTTGAAATATACCCGGAAAGAAAATTTTGAAGTACAAAGCAAAGACATTTTAGATTATTACACTTATCTGAAAACGATCATAAGTCCAAGAACCAAAAGACATTTAAGCGACAATTATCTTCACACTATTTTACTGTCAATCAAACTTTACTTCGATTATTTGCAAAGAACCGGAACAATAAAAATAAGTCCTTATCAGCTAAAAATAAAAGCTCCGAAATCAGAAGAAAGAAAAGTATTTACCAAAGAAGAAGTCATAAAATTATATGCAAAAAGCAACAGATTACAGACGATAATATTACACCTATGTTATGCGTGCGGATTACGAAGAAATGAAGCAACAGAGCTAAATACAAAAGATATAGACTTAGAAAATTGTTTGCTATATATCAAGAAAGGAAAAGGTAAAAAAAGAAGAGTAATACCATTTACAAAACAGGTTCAGAAAGACATAGAATTTTTTCTTTCAACTGAAAATAAGACTGAAAATTTATTGAATATTACAGCAATCAGAATCTATTATGAATTTACAAAACTGTTAAAGAAAACAGGATTAGAAAACAAAGGATTTACACTTCATTGTTTACGTCACACAATTGCAACGCAGTTATTAGAGCAAGGAATGGAGCTTGAAAAAGTGAGGGATTTTTTAGGACACGAATATTTAGGAACTACACAGATTTATACAAGAATCAATACAATGTAA
- a CDS encoding tyrosine-type recombinase/integrase, translating to MKPSTDNHQLTTFLRNELSEGTIKTYLYEIEKFKKHYRNPEKLSYQNLMEYVELLRKNYNPQSVKRTIYAIKKYYDYLVETGKIKINIVANIRIKDGKENPIQLQELLTEKELQRLLEPREERYPILEKRNQIIISLLVNQALLVSDIERLKIENLDLKNAKIRIRKSGITNERILELKAEQILLFYEYLKEEREILGNNRQPKTNNFLLGKLGTKITADDINYLVSTYKKNFTKKLTSITIRQSVIKLKLDQGENLRKVQYFAGHKNADTTEKYRETGINALQTAINQYHPIK from the coding sequence ATGAAACCATCAACCGACAACCATCAACTAACAACTTTTTTAAGAAATGAATTATCTGAAGGAACAATAAAAACCTATCTCTACGAAATAGAAAAGTTTAAAAAACATTACAGAAATCCTGAGAAACTGAGCTATCAAAATTTAATGGAATATGTAGAATTATTAAGAAAAAACTACAATCCACAAAGTGTAAAAAGAACCATTTATGCGATCAAAAAATACTATGATTATTTAGTAGAAACAGGAAAGATAAAAATCAATATCGTTGCCAATATCAGGATAAAAGACGGTAAAGAAAATCCAATCCAATTACAGGAATTACTCACGGAAAAAGAACTACAAAGGCTTTTAGAACCAAGAGAAGAACGTTATCCGATTTTAGAAAAAAGGAATCAAATCATTATAAGCTTACTCGTTAATCAAGCGTTATTGGTTAGCGATATTGAAAGATTAAAGATTGAAAATTTAGATCTGAAAAATGCAAAGATTAGAATCAGAAAATCAGGAATTACGAACGAAAGAATATTAGAATTAAAAGCAGAACAAATATTATTGTTTTATGAATATTTAAAAGAAGAAAGAGAGATTTTAGGCAACAACCGACAACCAAAAACCAACAACTTTCTTTTAGGAAAACTAGGAACAAAAATTACTGCAGACGATATCAATTATTTAGTATCAACTTACAAGAAAAACTTTACAAAAAAACTTACATCAATCACCATCAGACAAAGTGTTATCAAACTGAAATTAGACCAGGGCGAAAACCTGAGAAAAGTACAATATTTTGCAGGGCACAAAAATGCAGATACAACAGAAAAATACAGAGAAACAGGAATTAATGCGTTACAAACAGCAATCAATCAATATCATCCAATCAAGTAA
- a CDS encoding IS3 family transposase: MVKPATKREVVTYLVSEYPMNIRQACKSLNLERSSYYYHPKRKDDTDVIDCLNHLSEKHPSYGFKKMFHSLRNEGFGWNHKKVYRVYKKLGLNILRKSRRRLASRERQNLEVPEKYNEVWSMDFMSDSLFNSRRFRTLNIIDDYNRESIWIEVGLSIGAMHMTDLLEWIVKERGKPKAIRTDNGPEFTSSVFTSWCHKHRIEIRYIQPGKPVQNAFIERFNRSYRTEVLDARIFNNLIEVREITSDWMEHYNNNRPHESL; this comes from the coding sequence TGCCACAAAACGGGAAGTGGTCACTTATCTAGTTTCGGAATATCCGATGAACATTCGGCAGGCGTGTAAATCTTTGAATTTGGAGCGAAGCAGCTATTACTATCATCCCAAAAGAAAAGATGATACGGACGTAATTGATTGCCTGAATCATCTTTCTGAAAAGCATCCCAGCTATGGATTCAAGAAAATGTTTCACAGTCTTCGTAATGAGGGTTTTGGTTGGAATCATAAGAAAGTATATAGAGTTTACAAGAAACTGGGACTGAATATTTTGAGAAAAAGCAGGAGAAGACTTGCTTCAAGAGAAAGACAAAACTTGGAAGTTCCTGAAAAATACAATGAAGTTTGGAGTATGGACTTTATGAGTGATTCTTTGTTTAACTCAAGACGATTCAGAACGTTGAACATTATTGATGATTATAACAGAGAATCGATTTGGATTGAAGTTGGGCTTTCCATTGGAGCAATGCATATGACCGATCTATTGGAATGGATTGTAAAGGAAAGAGGAAAACCGAAAGCAATACGAACAGATAATGGTCCCGAGTTTACGAGTTCTGTTTTCACGAGTTGGTGTCATAAACACAGAATTGAAATTCGGTACATTCAACCGGGAAAACCTGTTCAGAATGCTTTTATTGAAAGGTTCAACAGAAGCTATAGGACGGAGGTTCTGGATGCAAGAATCTTCAATAATTTGATAGAAGTACGGGAAATAACTTCTGATTGGATGGAGCATTACAATAATAACAGACCTCATGAAAGCTTGTGA